A genome region from Nymphalis io chromosome Z, ilAglIoxx1.1, whole genome shotgun sequence includes the following:
- the LOC126780206 gene encoding solute carrier family 35 member F6: MAWSKYQKFLALMMVVTGSINTLSTKWADQMDSKGSDGNVRKFDHPFLQAAAMFLGEILCLLTFKFIYWRNRNGGEHQLIQGSQDFNPFILMPAAMFDLIGTSIMYIGLTLTYVSSFQMFRGSIIIFVAILSTTFLERIIVKREWVGINTIILGLLIVGLTDAIYQSPSEAKGRNSLITGDLLIIVAQIISACQMVYEEKYVSGLNIPPLQAVGWEGVFGFSVLSGLLVIFYWIPAPPHFDHNARGTVEDVVDGLAQIGNNPLLLVAILGTIVSIAFFNFAGISVTKEMSATTRMVLDSVRTLVVWMASLALSWQVFHWPHLIGFAALILGMCEYNGILPRFWQRRVVEEDENQVVNTEADRLEEA, from the exons ATGGCATGGTCAAAGTATCAAAAGTTTCTTGCACTCATGATGGTTGTCACTGGATCGATAAATACATTAAGTACCAAATGGGCTGATCAGATGGATTCGAAAGGTTCAGACGGAAATGTGAGGAAGTTCGACCATCCATTTTTACAG GCGGCGGCGATGTTTCTCGGGGAGATTCTATGCTTGTTGACATTCAAATTTATCTACTGGAGAAACAGAAATGGAGGTGAGCATCAGCTTATTCAAGGAAGTCAAGATTTCAACCCATTTATACTGATGCCAGCTGCTATGTTTGATTTG ATTGGCACATCGATCATGTACATAGGTTTGACCTTGACTTACGTCAGCAGCTTCCAAATGTTCAGAGGATCTATCATTATATTTGTGGCCATTTTGTCAACAACCTTCCTCGAGAGGATTATTGTCAAGAGGGAGTGGGTTGGGATCA acaCAATTATCCTGGGATTATTGATCGTGGGGTTGACGGATGCGATATACCAATCTCCGAGTGAAGCTAAAGGGCGGAACAGCTTGATAACCGGCGACCTCTTGATTATCGTTGCACAGATTATATCGGCATGTCAAATGGTATATGAAGAAAAATACGTTTCAG GATTGAATATTCCACCATTACAAGCGGTGGGATGGGAGGGAGTCTTCGGCTTCTCTGTTCTGTCAGGGCTGCTCGTGATCTTCTACTGGATCCCCGCGCCTCCTCACTTTGATCACAACGCTAGGGGGACCGTGGAAGATGTCGTCGATGGACTTGCTCAAATTG gAAATAATCCACTATTGTTGGTGGCCATTTTGGGAACGATTGTGTCAATAGCGTTCTTCAATTTCGCCGGTATCAGCGTTACGAAGGAAATGTCAGCCACGACACGAATGGTCTTGGATTCAGTGag aacgCTCGTCGTCTGGATGGCGTCCTTGGCATTGAGCTGGCAAGTATTCCACTGGCCACATTTAATTGGTTTTGCGGCATTGATCCTCGGCATGTGCGAGTATAATGGCATATTGCCGAGGTTCTGGCAGAGAAGAGTTGTAGAGGAAGATGAAAATCAAGTCGTTAATACCGAAGCCGACAGACTAGAAGAGGCTTAA